In Rutidosis leptorrhynchoides isolate AG116_Rl617_1_P2 chromosome 2, CSIRO_AGI_Rlap_v1, whole genome shotgun sequence, one genomic interval encodes:
- the LOC139894185 gene encoding lysM domain receptor-like kinase 3 codes for MPFHLQIHRTFILIILITLTSQLSKPCNSSTTPLNCTESSRLCTSFLAFHPSQNETLGVIMSMFDVLPEDITVNGNDRDYVFVRKNCTCANSAKYLTNTTYTVRKNGGSLYETVIDAYGGLGYLSNFTRQARVGAVVKLQLFCGCSSGLWNYLMSYVIKEGDSVEMLASRFGVSMDSIETVNGIDNSDNITVGALYYIPLNSVPGEPYPIEIAIPAPAPAPLFITDYAANQNNHKGHVRYQWIIGSLTIGLALIVAVIGFFVCSRSSIIDDDTQGSHVKDSKIGKVSHKFHILRTTSYCCGSNSVDWRDNIGESSDRHMNIPKVIGADMFDIEKPVVFLYEEIFAATDGFSESNLLGHGMYGVVYYGLLRDQEVAIKRMTETKTKEFMAEMKVLCRVHHSNLVELIGYATSDDELFLIYEYAQKGSLKSHLHDPQIKGHPTLSWIMRVQIALDAARGLEYIHEHTKPHYIHRDIKTSNILLDAAFKAKISDFGLAKLVGRSNDGEASVTRVVGTYGYLAPEYLRDGLATAKSDVYAFGVILFEIISGKDAIIRTEGAVTKNSERRSLASVMLAALKNISGSTSTPSLKDHIDPNLMDLFPHDCVFKMAMLAKQCVEDDPILRPDMKQVVISLSHILLSSIEWEATLAGNSQVFSGLVQGR; via the exons ATGCCATTTCATCTTCAAATTCACAGAACGttcatactaattatactaattacCTTAACTTCACAGTTATCGAAACCGTGTAATTCTTCCACAACGCCGTTAAACTGTACGGAATCATCTCGTTTATGCACTTCATTTCTCGCATTCCATCCATCACAAAACGAAACCCTAGGTGTGATCATGAGCATGTTTGATGTATTACCTGAAGATATTACAGTTAACGGTAATGATAGGGATTATGTTTTTGTACGGAAGAATTGTACGTGTGCTAATTCTGCTAAATACTTAACGAATACAACGTATACAGTTAGGAAAAACGGTGGATCACTGTACGAAACGGTGATAGATGCTTACGGCGGATTAGGTTATTTATCGAATTTTACGCGGCAGGCGCGTGTAGGTGCGGTGGTGAAATTGCAGTTGTTTTGTGGATGTTCGAGTGGATTATGGAATTATTTGATGAGTTATGTGATCAAGGAAGGGGATAGTGTTGAAATGTTAGCTAGTAGGTTTGGTGTTAGTATGGATAGTATTGAAACTGTCAATGGAATCGATAATTCAGATAATATTACTGTTGGTGCACTTTATTACATTCCTTTAAATTCTG TTCCTGGTGAGCCATATCCTATTGAGATTGCAATTCCTGCTCCAGCTCCTGCGCCCCTGTTTATTACCGATTATGCAG CTAATCAGAACAATCATAAGGGACATGTACGATACCAGTGGATCATAGGGAGTTTGACGATTGGTTTGGCACTAATCGTTGCAGTCATAGGTTTTTTTGTCTGCTCAAGATCATCAATTATTGATGATGACACCCAAGGGAGTCATGTAAAGGACTCGAAAATCGGAAAAGTTTCTCATAAGTTTCATATCTTGAGGACGACAAGCTATTGTTGTGGTTCAAATTCTGTTGATTGGAGAGATAATATTGGGGAATCTAGTGACCGGCATATGAATATTCCAAAAG TTATTGGGGCTGATATGTTTGACATAGAGAAGCCTGTTGTCTTCTTATATGAGGAAATCTTTGCTGCTACTGATGGTTTTTCTGAATCCAATCTTCTTGGTCATGGTATGTACGGTGTTGTGTACTATGGGCTGCTTCGTGATCAG GAAGTTGCTATCAAAAGAATGACCGAAACGAAGACTAAGGAGTTCATGGCAGAAATGAAAGTGTTATGCAGAGTACATCATTCAAATTTG GTTGAACTTATTGGTTATGCTACTAGTGATGACGAGCTCTTCCTCATTTATGAATACGCTCAGAAAGGTTCACTCAAAAGTCATTTGCATGATCCTCAAATCAAGG GTCATCCAACGCTTTCTTGGATTATGAGGGTTCAAATCGCACTTGACGCCGCAAGGGGGCTTGAATACATACATGAACACACTAAACCTCATTATATTCATCGTGATATCAAGACAAGCAACATCTTACTTGACGCTGCTTTCAAAGCCAAG atttcagacttcggGTTGGCAAAACTTGTTGGAAGAAGTAATGATGGTGAAGCTTCGGTGACAAGAGTAGTTGGAACTTATGGTTATTTAGCTCCGGA ATATCTTAGGGATGGTCTTGCCACAGCTAAAAGTGATGTATATGCCTTTGGCGTTATTCTTTTTGAGATAATATCAGGAAAAGATGCCATAATAAGAACTGAAGGTGCCGTTACAAAAAATTCTGAGAGACGATCGTTGGCATCTGTT ATGTTGGCAGCTCTTAAGAATATATCTGGGTCTACAAGTACACCGAGCTTAAAAGATCACATCGATCCAAATTTGATGGATTTATTTCCCCATGATTGTGTTTTCAAG ATGGCGATGTTGGCAAAGCAATGTGTGGAGGATGATCCAATCTTGAGACCAGACATGAAGCAAGTTGTAATTTCCCTTTCGCATATTCTTTTGTCTTCTATTGAATGGGAAGCCACTCTAGCTGGAAATAGCCAGGTATTCAGTGGCCTTGTTCAAGGTAGATAA
- the LOC139894186 gene encoding protein PAF1 homolog — MSSYRPFPPPPLPSQSNFGPPPPPLTNHTSVPPPPLAPPLQPNQYSQNWGYSNSSFQQGGYAAPPGNPVPSQQQFTSYPPPPPPPESAYPPPPPPSQSAPPGQMYFPSSQYSQLHQPPPPPPPSSPPSSSVPPPPPPPSQPSSPPPPSSVSVNNQSKESRHDSYKRSSKDTESSKWRNPSLSHHVGPSKHHSKPSNLPPMPARKSNGPPGRVETEEERRLRKKREMEKQRQDEKNRQQLKESQNRILQKTQVISSGIKPHGSISGSHMGDRRATPFLTGERIENRLKKPTTFICKLKFRDELPDPTSQPKLMSIRRDKDRAAKYAVTSLEKVHKPQLHVEPDLGIPLDLLDLSVYNAPKGEMLRIAPEDEKLLQEDVTLTPIKKDGFKRKERPTDKGMSWLVKTQYISPLSTDATRQSLTEKQAKELREKRGNALLDNLNSREKKIKDIKASFEACKKHPVHATNKNLHPVEILPLFPDFERWEDQIVVATFDGPPTVDSESYNKMDKSVRDAYESQAVMKSFVASTSDSAKPDKFLAYMVPSVGELSKDIYDDSEDVSYTWVREYHWDVRGEDVDDPTNFLVSFGESEARYMPLPTKLMLRKKRAREGKTGDEVEHFPVPSSITVRQRPNVSVEMKESESYVGSKGRSSNARHDSRMDMEDDVNEHHNGMDDDEMDQYSGAEYDVSD; from the exons ATGTCATCATACAGACCATTCCCCCCACCACCATTGCCTTCACAATCGAATTTTGGACCGCCACCACCTCCGCTGACTAATCACACGTCAGTTCCACCTCCACCGCTAGCTCCACCGCTACAACCTAATCAGTATTCTCAAAACTGGGGATATTCAAATTCGAGTTTTCAACAGGGTGGTTATGCAGCTCCACCAGGTAATCCTGTTCCCAGTCAACAACAATTTACTTCgtatccaccgccaccaccaccacccgagtctGCATATCCGCCACCACCACCTCCTTCCCAGTCTGCACCACCAGGACAAATGTATTTTCCGTCTTCTCAGTATTCTCAGTTACACCAGCCACCTCCACCACCTCCTCCTTCCTCTCCCCCGAGTTCGTCTGTTCCACCCCCACCTCCTCCTCCATCACAACCGTCATCACCGCCTCCTCCTTCGTCTGTTTCAGTAAATAATCAATCAAAGGAAAGCAGACACGATAGCTATAAGAGGTCTTCTAAAGACACTGAGAGTTCTAAATGGCGTAATCCATCACTTTCCCATCATGTGGGCCCTTCTAAACATCATTCTAAGCCTTCTAATTTACCTCCTATGCCAGCTAGAAAATCAAATGGCCCTCCAGGCAGGGTTGAAACCGAAGAAGAAAGAAGGTTGCGTAAGAAGAGAGAAATGGAGAAGCAAAGGCAAGATGAAAAAAACAGACAGCAATTGAAGGAATCTCAGAATAGGATTCTCCAAAAGACCCAAGTGATATCTTCAGGGATCAAGCCACATGGTTCAATTAGTGGCTCCCATATGGGTGATAGGAGGGCTACCCCATTCTTGACTGGTGAAAGGATAGAAAATCGGTTGAAGAAGCCGACTACATTCATTTGCAAGTTGAA ATTCCGGGATGAGTTACCAGATCCAACATCTCAACCGAAACTTATGTCTATAAGGAGAGATAAAGACCG AGCTGCTAAATATGCTGTCACGTCACTGGAAAAGGTGCACAAGCCTCAATTGCATGTTGAGCCAGACCTTGGGATACCGCTTGACCTACTAGATCTCAGTGTATACAA TGCTCCCAAGGGTGAAATGCTACGTATTGCTCCTGAAGACGAGAAATTATTGCAGGAGGATGTTACTTTGACACCAATTAAAAAAGATGGTTTTAAGAGAAAGGAACGTCCCACAGATAAAGGGATGTCTTGGCTGGTCAAGACACAATACATATCTCCTCTTAGCACAGATGCAACAAGACAG TCTTTGACCGAAAAACAAGCAAAAGAACTACGGGAAAAACGTGGAAACGCGCTCCTGGACAACCTCAATAGTAG GGAAAAGAAAATTAAGGACATCAAGGCTTCATTTGAGGCTTGCAAGAAACATCCAGTTCATGCAACCAACAAAAATCTGCACCCTGTTGAGATTTTGCCATTATTTCCAGATTTTGAAAG ATGGGAAGATCAAATTGTTGTTGCAACCTTTGACGGTCCTCCTACGGTCGATTCAGAAAGCTACAACAAAATGGACAAATCTGTTAGGGATGCTTATGAATCTCAG GCTGTCATGAAAAGCTTTGTGGCAAGCACCTCAGATTCAGCTAAACCTGACAAATTTTTGGCTTACATGGTCCCTTCGGTTGGTGAG CTATCGAAGGATATATATGATGATAGTGAAGATGTCTCTTATACGTGGGTTCGCGAGTATCACTGGGAT GTTCGAGGAGAGGATGTCGATGATCCTACAAATTTCCTTGTGTCATTTGGAGAATCAGAGGCTCGTTACATG CCTTTGCCAACGAAACTTATGTTAAGGAAAAAGAGAGCCAGGGAAGGAAAAACAGGCGATGAGGTTGAGCATTTCCCCGTTCCTTCAAGTATCACAGTGAGGCAAAGACCAAACGTTTCAGTTGAAATGAAGGAATCTGAG AGTTATGTTGGCTCCAAGGGGAGAAGTTCAAATGCTAGACATGATAGTAGAATGGACATGGAAGATGATGTTAATGAACATCATAATGGCATGGATGATGATGAGATGGACCAATATAGTGGAGCTGAATACGATGTTTCCGATTGA